The sequence GCAGTCAGCGTAGTTGACCGTTGGGCAAGTTTGAccattgctccgttggctcaccggacagtccggtggtgcaccggatagtccgatgaattatagcggatgcgcgctgagaaaacccgagagcgacaAGTTCGCGAGGTGCTCGGctagggcaccggacaatgtctggtgcgccactggctCCACCAATTTTTGTATGTtccaaactttgtagaattcCCTCAAGTCTTTTTCTTGGtatgtttatgttgaactttatgcacctgagagaaataggaactaggcaaactagttagtccataaggtttgtgatggatgAAAAACataaaaatcgattataggatgtAATACCCAGTTTGTAAATGATAAGAAGGAGATAATTCCCTTATATGTTTTGCCCTCTATTTATTTGAACATGTGAACAACCACATTTGAACTGATTAATTAGCTAATGACACCTAAGTgatatatgcatcatgttggagtttatttgtgCGTGCATTGGATAATAATGATAATAATATTAATAGAAGTACATTAATGTCCAAATTTGGATTTAAGATCTAGTTGCAATCTAGAATTtggagaaaaagagaagaaaaatgCCATacaaaataaagaaaataaatacaaaaataaatgaaaCGTTTTTAGACTTGTATCTGTAATTTATACACTTGACTTGGGTACAAAATTCACAACAATATTTGAACTCAAATGAAGattcaaaaataaaaagaaaagggaaagcagaaaagaaataataaaaagaaaaaaacaggAGAATTGGGTCGTATCCTCCTCAACCGACCCACTAGACCTTTGTGACCGCGCGGCCCAGGTAGCTAAACTCGGCGCCGATGGGTGGGTCCCACCGGTCAGCCGTTCAGCTCGTGCCTTCTCAGCCTGTGTTGATGCCGTGTGGGCCCGGTCCATCAGCCACTCACGCACGCGCGCCGTCCGAGCCATTCTTACACTACCGCGTGGGCCCCACTTCATCAGTTATTCTCCCCAGCGCCGCTGACTATTGGGCTCGATGACCCTGTATATCTTCCCCCGCCGCCGAGTCCGCGTCGTCGCCAAACTCGCTGCTGCCGCGCAATTCTTGCGAAGTGGGTACGACCGACGCAGCAGGGATATAAGCCTACGCCTCAGAACTCCCAGTTCCCATCTCCGCTACAGAAAACCCCAGCACCAGAGAGGTCAAGGAGAGGAGTGTCGCTTCCATGCGCCATCTCAAGCGAACCTGCGATTCAGTCTCGGGCAACTCACGTGGGTGGCCAACAGAAGATTGCAGAAGCGCGCTCGGGGTTCGCCTGTGCCATGGGCGGACTGGTGTACCCGGAATTGCTCGTCAGAGCGGGAGCGCTGCCGTCGTCTGCCTTCTACCATGGGCAGGGATCTTCGCGGCATAATCAGTGGTATGACCTACCCCATCGCGTTCACTGTTCTCTAGAGTTTGTGTAGATGCGCACCATTTAGCTGTAGGAGCTCTGGCGTCGCAACCCAGGTGTTCGCCGGAGTCCACCACCGCGGCCGGACGCGCCGCCGTGCGTGGTCAGCAACCGGGGGGGTGAGATGATCCTCTGACCATCGATTCCCCACTGAACGGCCTCGATTAGACAGGAAATAACCCTTCGGGATTGTGACACACGGACCGTTGCGATTGAATCCGAGGGTTGACCGCTGATCGTGCCTCATAAAACCCTGGTCGTTGGATCTGGATTCGAGACTCCACATCGCGTACCGGTTCATGGAAACCTAGATCTAATCTGAGCCACTAGTATTTAATCGGGCGGTCGAGACTAGATCATACCCCTTCGGTCGTGTCagttttgcataagagcccctagGGTTAGTagtaatcaacccgcagtccacattCGGTATAAACTAATTACTGGTAGGCCCTAGAATCTTGTAAGCTAGCCCCTGAATTCTCTGCTATTCGTGCGCGCGGTACAGAAGGATAGAAAATCAGAGTAAttaatttagaaaatgattttcaatGCAAAAATAATTCCCAAATCTTGTTTAATTAagagaaaattcattttaatttctttttaatccattccagttgcattaattttttattaatattttttatcacttagtaactctgttttagcatgaaacctAGGGTAAAATTAATCACTTGGTTAattttgtaccaaacacataaagactttggaaaatcataacttaaaatctacaactccaaatttagtgattcttgttcctacgatctcgttgcgatgcgtagaatattatcatgcattatgtTCCTCTATTTAGTGTGATGATTAATTTCCCTtgtaccatatttgtttgtattgtggcgagtagacgagcaagtgattgaggatccaggtgttcagcaggtagaagttgctgagcaggagctcattgaaggcaagttgtgcccttgaccacttttatttacccaataatgttctttataatcattttggcatgcataggcttaattttgatggaacccaataggtcaccctagtttggtaatctttacaccttgtttatccctgaacTTTTGTGTAGTCTTTGttattgctatatatggttttgggtgttgagatacttattacatatggtcattctttattattattattgttctatttctgttcatgataagactattatgttaattggaacatggagcttaacttgagaaacacgtaccACCACAAGGCTTGAATGGGATGccattggctgactaattaggaaagctagtggaggtctaccttacccgaaaggggcaagggcagtaggggagttggcgtgtagggaggttctcgggttgattttgctgtgatggcggtcagacgggggattcctgcattgagcTTCCtggaaactgtagtgggttttccgaagctagtggaactttgtaaaggcctcgtagcgttaccttgcctcgcttccttggtagaggtgtatggggtccatacaaccccgtggcagatgggtaacatgacttgtgggtacatggtacaacctctgtagagtgtaaaactagtatactagccatgctcacggtcatgagcagctcaggactctcgcatgattaacttatggaattaaattcaatttgtcatttgcatcacattttggtttattattaattttgatctattattactttggtttggtatctacttacatttagtaactgctaataaaatttgaccaacttattaaaagcaatgctcagctttaacccttatttcttgatcagccttacacttcacatgaactctcacctttggtgagttcatgcacattattccccacaacttgttgagctatgatattttgtgagctcacccttgcgatatataatcCCCCCCCACATGAGAAGAACAGGTGCTCCAGAAGGAGCCCTACAATGAGGAGtacgagcttatctaggtggcgtctcccagtcagctttatggcgccaaggattaaTATTTAGTTCACTTTACTGTTATCATTTATttatgtaagacttccgctatgtaataatgatatttgtgacatttatctctatacactttgtcattatatgtgatgttcttctttggcgcacatatgagacacacccaactttatcccttaaatctgaGTGTAACATAGGAAATAGTTAAGCCACTTTCCCTATCAACTAGCTTCCCGAAAGTTATACAATATGAGCTCAAGCTCTTCACCCTCGAAGAGCGCCCTAAGCTCCTGCTCTTCAATGCGACAAGGACCAAGGACCCCTTCATACGTCTCAGTTCGTAGAATCCGATGAGATTCTTCCTCTGACCGCACCCTCTACCCTTCACGAAGGTGTAAGGATGTCACACCCAACGCCTCGTGGAGCGAAACCTAGGAATGAGGTCCACCCAATCCCATGCACCGCCGTCTACGACTGCCTTCGCGATCGTGTATAGACGAATAGGCACTCCCTAACTTTCATTTTAAAACACCAACACGGCTCCTTTTGCCCTTTATCGCGGGCATCGGGGCCCATTCGAGGGCCCCTCATTTGCTCTAGCTTCCACAGCGAACACAATATCCAACACAATAAAAAATCCTAAGTCCTCCTCGGACGACTCCCCGTCCATCCTCGCGAAGGAACTCAAACACCCTTCGCTATCCGACGACCACGAACTAAACTTAGAGCGCTTGCCGCTATTCATAGGTAGACTCTAGGAAGTCAGTGGCGTGACGCATTCGACAGCCCCAATGATATCCTTCCCCATGTCTGGGAAGCTAAAATTTACCTGCACAGGCCCAATCATCGGAACCTACGTAGGGACCAAATTTAGTGTCAATGTACATCACAAGTACCACCCCAAAGAAATGTCTTCATCCCTATTACACCTTCTCGTCAGCAGAATGGCACAAATCCCCGCAGCGCTGGGATCAACAAGGTCGGTCCCCACACGCAACGACTGCTCCTCCACACCCGTCTCACTAACACCACCGTCTAGAGTGGCCAGCGAGCCTTCCAAGCCGGTGAGGTCTTCGATCTCTTTGCCCCTTAATGCCTATGGAAAGAAAAGACAAAACATTAGAGATCACGTACATAAAACACTGCTTTCCACCCCAACCAAAGAAAAGGCCTTCACCTGCTCCAACGCACGACCGACCCTTTCCCTAACGATAGAGTGACCATGCAgcccccacatcctatcatatAGTGCTCCAGTAGACCACTTCAGTAAAGCGTCTTTGACTTGTTACACCTCCCAGTTGAAGTCCTCATTGCCCTGATCAAAATCCTCAAAATGACGACAACCTTCGCAGGACAGGGCAATGGCAGCACCTTCGCAAGTGACGAGGGAGGTGTAAGACACCAAGCCCATCGCGATTGATGGGAGTGTCTCTAGCTCCTCTGCAGCCAGCCAAAGAAGCGAGTCCCCAACTCCCCCTAGATCTATCGAAGGGGGATGTCTCACCACCCAGATCACGATAAGCTTCAACATAGAGCGTGTGAGCTCGACCCACACCGCCCCGCGTGGCAGCCTCCACATTATCGTGATAGGTCTTCGTGTTTTTCGCCTCCACTCCAGCGCAGCAGAGCGCTCCCGAGCGGCCTAGACCTCTGTCTGTGACTTGACCATAGACTCCTTCTGCTCGCCCAGCTGGTGACTGAGGCCCTTGTTCTCCTTCTCAAGGGTGCCAACCTTGTCCAGAAGATTGCGACTCTTATTTACGGTAGCAGACTTGTCCTGGATAGATTCAGTCTTCTGAGCCCGAAGATGCTCAACCTTGTCCTCCAGTCATTTCTTTTCAGAACGCAGCTGTGAGGTCGCGAGGTCCACAAGCGCCCTAGACACCACTTGTTCAGTAAAAGCAGCAACCTGCCACAAACATACTTTGTCACACCAAAAAAGTAAGGGAAAGAAAACCGCTTACATAGCGTAGCTGCCTCACAGTAGCCACCACAACACCACTAGATGCAACTCCTCGGCGACACCTCTGCCTCCATCAAGAATAGCGCAGAACTGCGCCACGGGTCAGACGTTGTTTCAGCTGCAGACTTTGCCTGGGCCGCAACCACCTAGTCAGACCCCAACCCTGCAACAAAAACCTTAGTCggtaaaaacaaaaaaaaacacaGAACGAAATCTTTCAGAGACGAACGAAACACTTACCACCCGTAGTCAACCTAGTGTGGGCATCAAACACGCTGACACCTTCAAGCAGATAGTCATCGATAGAAAGTTACTGGGCCATTGCGAAGACTCCACTCTCCTCAGCACCCCTCGCTGCTCCACCCTGGCCAGCTTTGCCAGGTGAAGGCATCCCCATAGCGGTAAcaaccagtgccgtgggcgaaggCATCGTCGCGGTAGAGGCGGCAGCCTTCGTGCCAGTACAAAGCGCCTTCGCCTCACGTCGAGGGTCCACTAGCTGCAGCGGAGCCTTTCGTTTCTTCCACGAAGACTCTTGGTGGTCCTTGTCCATCACAGCTATTACAATAGTGTCAATCATCCGCCTGTAAGGAAAAACCTTAAAATACCGAGCCAGAAAAAACGTAAAATTATTATCGCCGGAAGCCACGGGAATGGGGTATTTTCTGTGCCACTCACCCTAGTTACTTTCAACATCCGAGAAGATGCTTCCTAAATGTAAGGCAAGGTCATGACCTCCCCTAGCTCAGCGCACGTCTCTGCTAGCTCCTCATCAAATTTTCCCAAGGCCTTCGCCACCTCAGATGTCTTCGCCAAACCCTTCATTTTAGCCtcaacccttttcttttttttctcactGCCAGAGCCACAGCCTTACCCTTTGAACACCCTTTGTCCATGCTGCCACGTTTCACCACACCCTTTCTCTTACGATCATCAACATCCCTAGCATCATCAGAGCCCTCCTCAGGATATGAGCCATAACAGAGACTGTCTAGCTCGAACACATGATTTAACCTTACATTCGAACCTTGCATGTACCAACACCTCGGCATCTCTGTCTTTGTCAAATACTTCCCAACAATTTTCACTGCCTCTGCCTCCACCTCCCTGACAAAAGCCACAGTTTCTCAACCACGCAACTCAATGGTGAAGGCGGGCTCAACACCATTTTATTCTTTAAAAAAGGCATCGGGCGTAGCTTCACCTCACCCACCTCCCAACCGTGCACAAGCGACCACACTCCGCAGGTAATGAACTCTTCCACCAAGTCACGTCTGCTGCTCGCTTTGGAGGCACGACGAAGAGCTGCATCCCCTTTTCTCAAATTAAACTGCTGGAAGGCGATGTAGCAATGCAAAACAGAATGGACGGAGGCAGCCCTAGAACACCCTCAGTGACCTTCAATGTCACATAAAACCAAAAGTCCCACTAGTTCCCCACTTATTCCGCAACCTCACCCGAAGTCTTCCCAGTACTCGATGTGAACATGCACAAACCAAATTGCACAATCTTGCCACTAGCAACCTTCTTCTGCTAATGGAGGCAATAGTTCTTAACGAAGACCTCAATCGAAGGCTCATCACCATATGTTGCCTCTACCACATAAACTTCGCCAACGCCACCATGGCATTGGATGTAAGATGGTAAAGTTGGACCTCGAAACGCTACAGGACTTCGACAACGAATCGATGTGCACGCAGTCAAAGACTAATAGTGAAAACCTTCAAAAATCACCAACTCCCCCTCCGGCTCCAGGACCTCCTCGACCTCCAGAGCGTGCCCCACACCGTCTCTGAAATACCCTAAACGTTGCATTTTTTGCACGCGACCAGAGTACTGGACGTGCCAAATTCCATTGTGTGCCTCGGCAACAAATCCCCAACCGTCACTTAATCACTAACCGTCTTCTCCGTGGACGACGTGCTCGACGACATAGTCGCGATGGACGACGATGAAGAAGAAGACGACATTACGTATCGTCTGCGGTGACGAGCAGTTTGCGTCACATAGGCCAGTTCACCGACGGCGAGCGACCTCCTCGGCGTGAGCGGCGCTGGAAGATGTGTGACATCGTTTGCAAGCAGTATGCACGAACATTTTTTTGCCTGCGCGAGAATGTTTTACCCCATGGGCGACATTGACTTTTATAAGCCCAAAAAATGCCTTGGGAAACCAAAGGTCCCATAGTAAAAACATCACATCCCCCAATGGGCACATCTCGCCACAGCCACATTACAAAAAACCCTTGGGCCACTTCAACCTGTGATCAAGGGTAGCGTTCGACCATCCTCTGAAAAAGGCTTGGGGACCAGCTCACCAAGTTGAACTGATCCCTTGGGGGGCTAGTGCTGGAGCGGAGGCCGAACACGACCTCGATCTATCTAACCCGGCTACGACCACCATTTTTGTATACAGGTGCATCCGATGAAGGGTACTTCGCATTAGGCACGCAGCAGTCTTCGCTCCTCTCCCTTCGAtagggggcgaaggcgaagatccaaatcagacgagGAGGGGGGCTCATCGCAGCCTCAGACACACCCCAAAGGCCTTTTGCCAGACAGCGAACTCCTAGTCCCAGTCCTAGCGAAGGCAAGGATGTGACTTCGTAGAATCAAGGGTGTGGTACACAAGCGAAGACCACGATAGATTACGGGGAAACCCAGGCTTCGCCCCGTAGTCACCCGGGCCCACTTATAAGCCCCTTACTGGGTAGATTTCGTAGTATGTCTGAATTATTGTACTCAGTCCGCTGTAATGACCTGTTAAGGGGAATATTTCGGGAATGTAGCAGGTAACCGAGGGTATAATAGTACTTGGGGACCTACTGTCCCTCCCGGTTACCTATAAATAACCCTACCATGTACACGGATGAGACACACATAACAAGATGCTACAGTTCCCTATCTACTGTCTCGTTGTGCACATGAACTCTTTTGTCTCTTGAGTGTTGGTCCCACCTATCTACGTGTCAAAAGGATCCAACAATGATCGTAGAGGTTTTGACTGTCTCATGTTCTATTTTTGGTAGGATATTTGAAAAGAGAGGAATAGAAGAACTTTCCAAAATTTGGAGAAGACACTTTCGATAGCTGcacacactaccggaatccgggcctttgccgagtgccaggcgctttgccgagtgctttttctcgggcactcggcaaagaagcctttgctgagagccacactcggcaaagtcctgctctcgATAATGAGCTCGTTTACCGAGTGCAAGACACTCGGCACAGAAACACACTCGACAAAGACAGATTTGCTGAGtggcaaacactcggcaaaggtggcgctcggcaaagggacGTCAGCGACCGTCTAAAGCTGACGGTCGTCACCCTTTGCCAAgggccggcactcggcaaagagacttctttgccgagtgtcaaatatctggcactcggcaaagacctcttTACCAAGTGTCTtctttggacactcggcaaaacatatttttattttttttaattttggcaaccaaactttgTGTGGTATGttgctacactatgtagacctacatgtaccattttgggacaattataacagagttttcaataggtagtagatttagttcgtttatttgaattttttcggaaaatttagatttgaactgtaggtcactcgaaacttggaaactcgtgcatgcaaaaatgatatccatgctatttagcacaagttacgaccaatttcaggagcggaccggaaacttcgagcaacatgctcactaaacatggccgtgaaattgccatccacatgtttaaaaattgtataaaacacaaacaaagtaagaaaatcatgaaacttgtccacatctcatgatatcatatatagaggctgtgataaaaaattgagaaagtttcgagaaagctgtgacgcactatgtgtagaaacctaagatatccacacatgaaatcatagagtttcaatgtggatctcttaggtttctacacatagtgtgtcatagctttctcgaaactttctcaatttttttatcacaacctctatatatgatatcatgacacgtggacaagtttcatgattttctgactttgtttgtgttttatacaatttttaaacatgtggatggcaagttcacggccatgttagtgagcatgttgctagaagttttcggtccgctcctgaaatcggtcgtaacttgtgctaaatagcatggatatcatttttgcatgcacggtttttcaagtttcgagtgacctgcagttcaaatctaaattttccgaagaaattcaaataaacgaactaaatctactacctATTGAAAACTctattataattgtcccaaaatggtacatgtaggtctacatagtgtaggaacataccacaaaaagtttggttgggaaaaaaataaaaatgtactttgccgagtgtccagagatgacactcggcaaagaagcctttgtcgagtgtcagctggttgacactcggcaTAGCATAGTGAAATAATCTTTGCCAAGTGTCGCAcggggacactcgacaaagaggactttgccgagtgccggatcgggggcactcggcaaaggacgtTTACTTACCGACGGTTCACCCTTTGttcctcactctctcactctcacTCTCACCGCGCCATCGCCGCCCTCGCCGTCCCCTCGCGACGCCGCCGCCTTCGACGCGCCCCGGCGCCAcgcccggccgcccctcgccgtctctcgcccggccgcccctcgccgtcccgCGCCCGACCGCCCCTCGCCGTCcctcgcccggccgcgcccggcccaccgcgcccgcccctcgccgtcccTCGCCCCTCGCCCGGACGCGCCCCGCCcaccgcgcccgcgcccctcgccaCCGCCCCTCGCTGTCCCCCTCGCAGTCCCCCTCGCCGTGCCCGCGCCCCTCACCGCGCCCCCCTGCCATGCCCTCGCCCGCCCGCCGTCGCACCCTCCacgccgccgcgccctcgcccACCCGCCGTCACGCCCTCCACGCCACCGTGCCTCGGCCACCGCGCCCTCCACGCCGGCAAAGTGCACGCGGCCGACCTCCAACCCCCGTGTCCCGTCGTCTCGCCCGCGACCCGCCGTCTCGCCCGCGACCAAACCTCCAAGGtgatttatatgaaatgattaggTTTAATATTGAGTCATATTTAtatacgtgtatgattaggttaatatgtagtcTTGTTGTGTTATCTCTGATAGATTGAATATATATAGATGTGATTGCCGACCATCGTGTCGTTGAATTATGCGTGTATGTCAGCCATCgagctgatagttttatttgcaggatttcgaaacctccccgttcagtggaggtgctgccgaaattttctattgctaggcttctgttagaggatggaggaccgtgagtggatgtacacgggccatagaggaaggaacaatgtcaccactgaatggattagaaagaccgatgatttcatgGAACggacatatggcgaagctgctaaaggagcgagtctagtcccatgcccgtgcagcaaaagtgccaaccggaaaagaaaaccaaagaaggccatggtagaacatatttggaagaatggatttatgccgggctatactcggtggatctttcatggtgaagcgcatcgtacgagagaggaggtgctgagacaacgcgtcgaggattatgatgccgatgcgggggtagcggatatgttgaacgactatcaggaggcacagtacacgggaggatgtatggatgacgagccagagccgactgcaaaggcgttctacgacatgtttgacgcggcacagaagtccCTTCACGGcccgacaaaggtttctcaactggatgccattgggcgtgtaatggcattcaagtcgcagtacagcatgagtagagacgcattcgatggcttgttgacggttattgggagcctgcttctgGATGATTAGGGGTATAATCGGATCGAATACGGACGGATATCAATTaaatcatatttgttttcatattttttattcggATTCGAATTCGAATA is a genomic window of Zea mays cultivar B73 chromosome 5, Zm-B73-REFERENCE-NAM-5.0, whole genome shotgun sequence containing:
- the LOC103626995 gene encoding uncharacterized protein → MTLYIFPRRRVRVVAKLAAAAQFLRSGYDRRSRDISLRLRTPSSHLRYRKPQHQRGQGEECRFHAPSQANLRFSLGQLTWVANRRLQKRARGSPVPWADWCTRNCSSERERCRRLPSTMGRDLRGIISDEQVIEDPGVQQVEVAEQELIEGAPEGALQ